gtCAGGAGTCGAGTCTGGACTTGGGACCCCGTGAGGACGCAACTAGACGGCATCGtttctccccttgcagtgtagcctaactgtaggatagttggataggatgaccaacatagcgttttaggctaaccttgggttgagaaatTCTTTTGTGACTCAGTAGcttcgagtcatgtaggataacccctTAGCTAGTGTTGGTGTTGTTCGGGTCATGTATGAACCCTCTCTAGTGTTAGTGTGTTGCTTGGGTTGTGTATGAACCCTTCCTCTTATGTTAGCTTGTCGTTGCACTAAGGTTATGGTAATGTAACAAACTTCTTGCAGATcaagcagcgtggctgcttaaTGTAAAGTACCCCTGTTAATGATCTTTTTGGCTATTGTTTTATTTCGTTAATGTCGGTAGTGTGAAACTTCATTTATGTACTGTGCTTTGAATGTCTGCAAATCTGAAATCTTGTTGACAAATGTTTAGTATAGCATACGCTAGATCTGCGGTTCAAATTGAGTAGATGCGGTTTCAACCGAAGCAAGTCATTTTatttcccttggtgaaccatatcgcgagggaaatgattcatgccgtgtgttcatattagatatgcacattctttatttgcatgaattagtcctgatagcggAATGACTAACCAAGGGGTGGTTATTTTGTAGATGGGCGATAACCATAGCAATGAGAATCATGGAGCACAGCCACAACCACCTCCCTCTTTGGCCCAGGCTGTTGCGGCTCTTATTGCCGACCACAATGAGCAGACTgagttgataaggcaactggtgcaagccaTTGCCGGCAGAGGCCGACAAGCTcccccaccaccagcagcagaaactgactatgtcggttttctggccacccaaccacctttgttccacaaggcagatgatccccttgaggcagatgcttggattcaCACCATTGAGGAAAAGTTTAGCATTCTCAATTGCACAGAAATGGACAAAGCttcctttgcagcgcaacagctaAGAGGCCCTGCAAAGATATGGTGGGTTAACcacaaggctctacttcccaTTGGTACGCGTCTCTCTTGGAATGAATTTGTGGCAGCTTTCAGAGCCCATCACATCCCTACTAgcttgatgaggagaaagatggcagaaTTCCTAGCGCTGAAGCAGGGAAATAACACGGTCCTTCAATATGCCCAAACTTTCAATCAGTTGTCCCAGTATGGTGGGTTccatgtggatactgatgagaagaaacaggatTGCTTCAGGAGGGGACTCAACACAAAGCTTCAGGATAAGCTAGCTCTCACTACTTGTGACAACTTTATTGAGCTAGTTAATAAGACCATCACCTAGGAAGATGACACGCTAGCACACAAAGCTGACAAGAAAAGGAAGACACCGGTGGGATCCTctagcaatgcaccccagaggtacaaaCTGGTTCAGACGGGAACTCAGCAGacttcaaaccgtcctccacagcagggtCGTTGGGTCGCTAGACCACCACAGAACAGCAACAGTGGGCCCCACGTCtcccgacacagcagcagaggcctcTAGTGCTACAAGTtccacgccccaacaactacccttgttacaattgtggtaaacTGAGGCACTTCGCACGTGATTGCCGTATGCCACCTCGGCAGGATTACTATAAGACTCCTGCGCCGtgtcaaggttccagccagaaggatcagaagaagaagattgcACCAGCCAAGACaggtcgtgtgaactacaccaccCTAGAAGACGTTCCTGAGGGCACTCAAGTAATGGCGGGTATGTTCTCTGTTAACCACTGCCCCGCTAttgtgttatttgattctggagcatctcaCACATTCATCAATCAAGCATGCGTAGCACGACTCAACTTGCAAGTAATTCAAATGAAAATACCTTATGTCATTCGTGCACCGGGTGCACAACTGCACACCCATCGAATAATTCCGAGTGTGTCCCTTGATTTCggtcgatttttttttcaaaccaagcccattgtccttccaagccAAGGAATAGATGTcctacttggaatgaattggatgaaagaaCAATGTGCCATCATCAATACTTCTTCTCGTATCATTCAACTTAATTCTCCCACATATGGTCCTATGGATATTCATCTCTCTCAGCATGAGATTCCAATAAATGCCATATACCATCTTCAAGGAAAGGCCTTGGAAGAAATACctgtggtttgtgaataccccgatgtgttttcGGAAGAATTACCGGGCATGCCTCCAGATTGGGATGTGgaatttgtcattgagttacagcctgaCATAGCacccatatctcgaaggccatatagaatgacttCGAGTGAGTTAGACATGATAAAGGTTTCATTCGACcaagcacctcaccttggggatgcccggctctaTTCGTAAAGAAGGACCAAGGGTTAaggttgtgtgtggattatcgacctctgaatgcagtcaccatcaaaaataaatacccAATTCCTCGTATTGATCTTCTCGTTGACCAGTTAGCTAGAGCTAAGGTATTTTCgaaaatagatcttcgatctggctatcatcaaataaaaatcagactggcagatataccaaaaacaaccTTCTCCACCCATTATGGTCtttacgagtatttggtgatgtctttcggattaaccaatgctcccgcttacttcatgtacctcatgaattcagtATTCATGCCGAAGTTAGATAAGTTCATCGTGGTATTCGTTGATGATATCttaatctactccaagaatgaggaagaacatgctcatcatcttcacatagtTCTTCATCGTCTTAGGGAACATTAGCTTTATGGCAAATTCAGTAAGTGTGACTTTTGGCTGAAGAAAGTTCCATTTCTCGGTCATTTCATATCTGCTGAGGGTATCTCTGTGGATCCgagtaaagtacaggatgtacttGATTGGGAGGCCCcaacttcagttcctgaaattCACAGTTTTCTGGGTTTAGCTGGTTATTATCGTAGGTTCATTCCAGAATTCTCCAAaattgcgaagccgatgactgaGCTTCTTAAGAAGGGTGTAAAATTCTATTGGAGTAATCAATGTGAATAAGCGTTCCAAAAATTGAAAACGCTCCTTACTTCGGCACCGATCTTGGCCCAGCCTGACACTACAAAACCTttcgatgtctactgtgatgcctcaggcacaggacttggctgtgttctgatgcaagagaaccgagtgattgcttatgtttctcgatcactcaagcatCATGAAGAGAACTACCCAacccatgatcttgaattagcagctatagtccatgctctgaagatctggcgacactatcttctAGGTAtattgtgcaacatctataccgatcacaagagtctcaaatatcttttcactcaatctgatttgaacatgcgtcaaaggagaaggcttgagttgattaaagattatgagctcgaagtgcattatcatccgggcaaggcaaatgtagttgcagatgcgctaaatcgcaaagctcactgtcattgcatctcagctataccattaaacGAGtatctttgctttgaaatggaaaagctgaatttaagcattgtaccacatggcacattggctcatctagagcttactcctaccCTACGTGACCTAATCATCGCGGCACAAAATAAAGATAAAGGGATGAAGGAAACTCAGAGAAGGATATCAGAGGGAGATCCCAAAGTAAGTtgtttccaccaagatagtgagaatgtgttatggttcaaaaACCGAgtagtggtgcctaaggattttgaactcagaaagcaaatccttgatgaagcccatacttcTCAACTATCGATCCATCCAGGTagcaataaaatgtatcaagatctaaaacaacgattttggtggacgaggatgaaacgagaaattgccaagtatgtgtccgAATGTGACATCTGTCGAAGAGTTAAAGCCAGTCATTTCAGGCTAGCTGGAACTCTTCAACCCTTGaatattcctgaatggaaatgggaagatatcagcatggatttcatcgtcggtttacctcgaactcaaaagggttacgactctatttgggtcGTGGTGGATAGACTGACCAATTTAGCATATTTCCTTCCAGTCAAAACTCTATATCCAGCAAAGAAGTATGCCGAGTTGTACATGGATCTCatactatgtttacatggtgtgcctaAGACCATCATAtcagatcgagggacccagttcgTTGCTCGCTTCTGGGAGCAACTACATGCTAGCTTGGGAACCcatcttattcgcagctctgcataCCATCCTCAAACTGATGGCCAAACGAagaggataaatcaaattttaGAGGATATGCTCCGTGCCTGTGTCTTAGCCTATCCACATaaatgggatgaatgcttgccattagctgaattctcttataacaatagttatcaagaaagcatcaaaatggcaccatttgaagtaCTATACGGTCatcgatgccgtacacctctaAATTGGTCGGAATCCGGGGAAAAAACTATCTTTGGGCCCAACATGGTTCAAGAGGTCGAGCAATAAGTCTGTCTTATCCAAGAGAACTTGAAGATCGCgcagtctcggcagaagagctacgctgATAGAAGGCGTAGGCCACTGGTCTTTGAAGTTGGTGACCATGTCTACTTAagagtatcaccttggaaaggcgtgcaaaggtttGGAGTAAGAGGAAAATTAGCTCCCCTCTACattggtccatatccaattgtggaaagaTGCGGTCCTGTAGCTTAACGATTGGATCTCCCAGCAAATCTCTCTGTAATTCATAACATTtttcatgtatcacaactcaagaagtgtcttagagttccgactgaagtTGTTGAAATTGACccgattcaattagagtctgatctcacttatcctgagcatcctatcaagattattgatcgcaaggatcgagttactcgccgcacaaccaaccgattctacaaagttcaatggagtaatcactccaaagatgaagctacttgggggCAAGAGGAATTTCTGATATTCAAGTATCCGGACTTTTTAAACACTCATCTAGGTACTTCACCTTTGAACCTTCTCGCCTTATACTTTCTATCgtgcgtgaatctcgggacaagattcttttaagggggaagGGCTGTAACACCCATGTGTTAATCGTGGTGCTAATCATGTGCTTAACCCGCTAATCATGGACTTAAGCttgtcattagcgctaatcaagTTGCATAGTGAACATCAAATTAGCTGAGTTCGACCATGTTTTTCTCTCTGATCTGGgtctcaaatcaactttcgtccaaaacaaaagttgtagatcttttcttcctctacaacttttattttggccaaatttcaagttcctatatgaaattttgagttttatCGGGTCAAATCGAGTCAAAAATCGGTCAAAATCGATCACTGTTCTTCTTCCTGTGCTGCACTGTGCTCGTACGGGAGCCCATGCTGGCGACCGGCACACCGCCGGTGACCTCCACGTGTCACGCGCGCCGGCGAACCTCGCCCTCCGCACTACGCCGTCCTTATCCGCTCGTGAGGCCTCATCCatttcccctccccttctccttcctcgcgctCGGGTCGAGCCGAGTCTGAGCAGAGCGACCGCCGGCGCCAATTTTGGCCGTCCCTCGCCACCCCAgctcgattcctcgcgccccGACCTCCCTCGCCTTGctaaaaagctttgcatgtctagataatgggctaagtatacccatagtcgggtaagccttgctgagtattagtatactcagggttgttgttgtaacccatttgagcaggttgtgtccccgctgacttcgaggaggtctgtgcgtcctggattggacaaccacttcctcctgggtggaccgtcgagtgggccccggcTTCCCCGTGAAGCTCGGGCTGGGTGGCATCTCAttggtgggcaggatgtggagctcacctttatCCTCGTtggtagctatcgtattgtattttgaaCTCTGTTTTAACTTCCGCTGTGATTGAACTCTGTAGTTTGTATTCaaaacttttatgtaaaactcgtgttgtaaattaatttaagAATCTatgtatgcttgtatcacctgtgctcgtcttcgtgtgaGACTTCTAGTGCaaatgtgatcctggagtacattagtttaatcgggaattacccgatggactgccggattacaccgttttaagtgcgtggtaacttgattattcattaaaatgatagttagcgcacttaagccggtttaatttgggcagaTCTGCTACATCTACACCAGATGTGGAGGTACGAGAGGTTCACGCCGACCCAGAACAGATATGTCCATAACCGTGCTTGCCCAGAGGGTTCTATGATCCAGGCATACACAACGGAGGAGGCCATTAACTGCTGCACCAAACACATCTGGGACGGAAATGCGATTTGGTTGCCCGTCCATCCGGACGAAGGCAGAACCTCATGAATGGGGTGAATGGGGAGGAAACCGGGCTCCGATGTACAAGACGAAATGGTGTAAGAAGCTCATCACAACGCCCTTAACAAGTTAGTAGTCATGGAGAAGTGGGTTGAAAAGCACCTGGAAGAGATCCGCCATGGTCGTGATGGATGCACATAGGCATGGGTACAGAGACAACACAAAATCAATTTACAATACTATTGAATAATGAGATAATTTTAAAAGGGACACCAACAATTGCTAGTGATTTACAAATAACCCTTGCAAAACACATTTCTAAATCTTTTGGAGTGATCTGACCTCTATTAGTGATTAGATACCACAGGAAACATGCCCATCTAAAAGCGATAACAGTACCTAATCATCTCGGTGAATATCGTAATGGAATGAAGCCAATGGTCCCTAGCATGTTTCCTAAGAGAGAATAAACAATGAAGATAGAGAGTTGGGAAAACAAATGTGTATCCTTTGAAGTTATATATACATAATATACATACATATGTACATGCATACACATGTTCTACTATAATGGTATTATAATAATACATTAAAACTATATGCTTGAATATTGACACAGTTTGAGGGATGGATATTTTACATGCTTGATGGTCATTAAGAAAGTTTTACTTACACTAAAATCTATGAACTTAATTTCAAAAAGTAGTGTTGTGGGAACTTACAAATTTGTTTCCATAGTAGAGATGTCCGTAGAAGGTTTCCATGTCACCAATGGAAAGTCATTGGGTGCAGCTTCAATCTTGTATTTATCCTTATTGTTAATGATGTCTTCAAGTCGTAAGTTGATCTCTGCAATCTTTCTTGACAGATTGTGTCGAATGCTTATTTGCGTAGTGAATCCAGCGAAAAAGCGAACAATGGACTGGCTCCAACTTGGATACCTTCAAATGAGAGAAAAACTTATTCAATCAAAATTATGCAGAAATTTTGGAAGCTAGCAATAAGTGAGGTCACTGGCCAAAGAGGGGCATTCTGCCAGTACCTTTATTAGTGCCAAACTATTTGTTTTCAAAAGAGGTTGCTGTGAGATCATGTGATGAAAATTTGATTTGAAACGAAATTGACATTGCAAAATGATTGGAGTTATGGTATTGGTAATGTGCATGTGTTTCTTATATATGCATGTGGTATGGTGATTTGGTATTGTTGCATGGTATGCTCCTGTGAGGTGCTATGCGGGAATTGTGTCAAGTCTGTGTAAGGAAAATGACACCTAGCTAAGCTAGGGCCATTAATTATTTTGATGGATTAAGTGACAACATGATCTATTGAAATAATGTTGTGTGCTAGTATTcaaggttttatttctaggatGCAAGAATGGACTAGGGCGAGGCGACGGTATGATCAACACCTTacgcaaaaaaacaaaaagagagagagatgctTTGAAGACCCTAAAGAGCAAACAAGAAGTCCAAGACATCAAGTGGAAGAAGTATTGATGAAAAGACACGACAAAACCGAGCTCAGTGGGCATCAGAGAGTGCACCACCAGAGCTCTCCAGTCAAGGCTTCCAGTTAATTTTTTTCACAGCTTGGAGAAAAATGTCTCAAAATTTCTTTGGTCTTCTATGAACACAAAATTTTgatacaatattaaaattttGTTTAGCAACTATGTGTGGTGTAGATTAGCACTAGTAAAAAAGATCTCTATAGTGCTGCTACCCCTGGATTTTATCCTTCGATTCTTTGTCACTTGAAATTTTGCATGGAAATAGAACATGACATGACCCAAGCTGTGCAAATTTCCAAAATTTTGAAAGCTTATAGATTGGCACTTGACTCACAGTCATCTAGATATTATTTTTATCTGATTAATATAAATAAATGAGATCCAAATAGACGTGTCATTATTATTCACTGTTACGCGTCACGTCAGTCCCCGATGGCGAGAAGCGGCACCACAGAAATTGAGTTGGAAATTTATTATGAGAATATGGAGGTTAGTAGACTTTGTCGGAGAGTACAATGATTgatgtctttttttttgcgaatagTACAATGATTGATGTCACGAGGATGAAtgttgtgatggaaaattttctTTCGATTCTGCTCCCTCCGTCTAAAAAATCGTTTTCGCTTCCCCAGAAATAGctttgattaattttatataaaaatattaatatttatgatacataaTTAATATCTTTAGATAGATCATTGAATCTATTTTTAAATTTAGAGATATTGCAAGTATTTTCTACGTATCTAGTTAAATTTGTGACACAAAAACCAAAATTGACTTTtttgacggagggagtatgttatctattatattaataagagaatattaaaagaagccaccacgttcgccgagaggatgtataaattctcacgttaatctaaaaaagagaaggatttgaaccgtcggattttatgaagatccgACGGTTTAAAGTAACGAAAAGAGTCCATACCAATTTAATTAAGATGCAACCGTGTAAATTAATGTAGAGCCCATGTCCAACTAAAACTATGTTACATGGTTGAGTCTAGAGTCCCTATTGCATTAGAATCTGGCTTGGCTTCTGCATACTTATAATGTTCCATATTCTATAAAGTGTACGCATATGTA
This genomic interval from Panicum virgatum strain AP13 chromosome 8K, P.virgatum_v5, whole genome shotgun sequence contains the following:
- the LOC120644579 gene encoding disease resistance protein PIK6-NP-like isoform X4, whose amino-acid sequence is MAEAIVGPLVGKLQEMAVSEAKALVAVNDDIRGLRDRLMWMQAFLRHADPRRRDTSDELIRVWLKQTRDVAFDAEDAIDDYSLKVDLSRYPSWSQSIVRFFAGFTTQISIRHNLSRKIAEINLRLEDIINNKDKYKIEAAPNDFPLVTWKPSTDISTMETNLKHARDHWLHSITIFTEMIRYCYRF